In a genomic window of Gloeocapsopsis dulcis:
- the typA gene encoding translational GTPase TypA: MTLPIRNVAIIAHVDHGKTTLVDALLRQSGIFREGEDVPDCVMDSNALERERGITILAKNTAVSYKDTLINIVDTPGHADFGGEVERVLGMVDGCILIVDANEGPMPQTRFVLKKALEKGLRPIVVVNKIDRPQADPHGAVDKVLDLFLELGADDDQCDFPYLFASGLEGYAKEELDAEGVDMQPLFEAILRHVPPPVGDPDKPLQLQVTTLDYSEYLGRIVIGRIHNGTIRMSQQAALITETGDMVKAKVTKLMGFEGLKRIEMQEASAGNIVAVAGFANANIGETITCPNEPQALPLIKVDEPTLQMTFSVNDSPFAGKEGNFVTSRQLRDRLFRELETNVALRIEETDSPDKFLVSGRGELHLGILIETMRREGYEFQVSQPQVIYREVNGQPCEPYEYLVLDIPEEGVGGCIERLGQRRGEMQDMQVGGNGRTQLEFVIPARGLVGFRGEFMRLTRGDGIMNHSFLDYRPLSGDIEARRNGVLIAFEEGTATFYAMKNAEDRGVFFITPGTKVYKGMIVGEHNRQQDLELNVCKTKQLTNHRASSGEELVQLQAPMEMSLERALEYISSDELVEVTPQSIRLRKMAKKLAKR; encoded by the coding sequence ATGACGCTCCCTATTCGTAACGTTGCCATCATTGCTCACGTTGACCACGGCAAAACTACCCTAGTGGATGCTTTGCTCAGACAATCTGGTATTTTTCGCGAAGGGGAAGATGTTCCAGACTGCGTCATGGACTCCAACGCTTTAGAAAGAGAGCGGGGCATTACAATTTTGGCAAAAAATACAGCGGTTAGCTACAAAGACACGCTGATTAATATTGTTGATACTCCAGGACACGCAGACTTTGGCGGTGAAGTCGAGCGCGTTCTAGGAATGGTTGATGGCTGTATCCTGATTGTGGATGCAAACGAAGGACCAATGCCACAAACACGCTTTGTCTTGAAAAAAGCACTGGAAAAAGGCTTACGTCCAATTGTTGTCGTCAACAAAATTGATCGTCCCCAAGCTGATCCGCATGGCGCGGTTGATAAAGTATTAGATCTGTTTCTTGAATTGGGTGCAGATGACGATCAGTGTGACTTTCCTTATTTATTCGCTTCTGGTTTAGAAGGTTACGCCAAAGAAGAACTTGATGCTGAAGGGGTAGATATGCAACCCCTATTTGAAGCAATTCTCCGCCATGTACCACCACCAGTAGGCGATCCGGATAAACCGCTACAATTGCAAGTCACAACCTTAGATTATTCTGAATACTTGGGACGAATTGTGATAGGTAGAATCCACAACGGTACAATCCGCATGAGTCAACAAGCAGCTTTAATTACCGAAACAGGTGACATGGTGAAAGCTAAAGTCACAAAGTTAATGGGCTTTGAAGGACTCAAGCGCATTGAGATGCAAGAAGCATCCGCAGGAAATATTGTCGCAGTTGCCGGATTTGCCAATGCAAATATTGGAGAAACAATTACCTGCCCAAATGAACCGCAGGCGCTACCACTGATTAAAGTTGATGAACCGACATTACAAATGACTTTCTCAGTAAATGATTCGCCATTTGCTGGAAAAGAAGGTAATTTTGTCACCTCGCGACAATTACGCGATCGCCTGTTCCGCGAATTAGAAACAAACGTAGCACTCCGCATTGAAGAAACCGATTCACCAGATAAATTCTTAGTATCTGGTAGAGGCGAATTACACTTGGGAATTCTCATTGAAACAATGCGACGCGAAGGTTACGAGTTTCAAGTTTCTCAACCACAAGTTATTTACCGCGAAGTCAACGGACAACCTTGCGAACCTTACGAATATTTAGTGCTAGATATTCCTGAAGAAGGTGTAGGCGGCTGTATCGAACGCTTAGGGCAGCGTCGTGGCGAAATGCAAGATATGCAAGTTGGTGGTAATGGACGCACTCAGTTAGAATTTGTGATTCCGGCGCGTGGCTTAGTTGGATTCAGAGGTGAATTCATGCGTCTGACTCGCGGTGATGGCATTATGAACCATAGCTTCCTTGATTACCGCCCACTCAGCGGCGACATTGAAGCGCGTCGTAATGGTGTATTGATCGCGTTTGAGGAAGGAACCGCAACTTTCTACGCAATGAAAAATGCTGAAGATCGCGGCGTCTTCTTTATTACTCCAGGTACTAAAGTTTACAAAGGAATGATTGTTGGCGAACACAACCGCCAGCAAGATTTGGAACTTAATGTTTGCAAGACAAAACAACTGACAAACCACCGTGCTTCTAGCGGTGAAGAATTAGTCCAGTTGCAAGCACCAATGGAAATGAGTTTAGAAAGAGCTTTAGAGTACATTAGTTCTGATGAGTTAGTCGAAGTGACACCACAATCAATTCGTCTGCGGAAAATGGCAAAAAAACTTGCCAAGCGTTGA
- a CDS encoding DUF58 domain-containing protein, with protein MTLNKQIADWLESRWITPAYSGWVLIGVTICFFGAAVNTMAGWLYVLSGLGFALLGIAAVLPARSLRGIKIHRSSIQPVSAGEALTVEIEIANPTVHPKNLLQIQDLLPFVLGKPVQAPIEVIPPNQSYTWIYHHPTQQRGVYRWHNVQLRTAAPVGLFWCRRQQEIPATAIVYPTVLPLTTCPIIDSLGQENHAKSHEQQRVQLATEGLTRSLRPYRKGDPLRLIHWRSSARYGEFRVRELELITEGRELVICLDSAGTWEEDSFEQAVIAAASLYFYAQKQQLSVQLWTAATGLVQGNRAVLHTLAVTNSNESQVSNLPQSRLIWLSQNVLSLNTIPSNSYWLLWGNDSVWRSKGNYNSFGLLIDKDQFLQPQLQKVVQVGRTA; from the coding sequence ATGACCCTGAACAAGCAAATTGCTGACTGGCTAGAGTCTCGTTGGATAACACCAGCTTATAGTGGTTGGGTACTCATCGGAGTTACCATCTGTTTTTTTGGTGCTGCTGTTAATACAATGGCAGGATGGCTATATGTTTTAAGTGGCTTGGGTTTTGCCTTATTAGGAATCGCTGCCGTTTTACCTGCGCGATCGCTTAGAGGTATCAAAATCCATCGTTCTTCTATTCAACCAGTCAGCGCTGGCGAAGCATTAACTGTAGAAATTGAAATTGCCAACCCAACAGTCCATCCCAAAAATCTCCTGCAAATCCAAGACTTACTCCCTTTTGTTTTGGGTAAACCAGTACAAGCACCTATCGAAGTTATTCCACCAAATCAAAGTTACACCTGGATATATCATCATCCCACACAGCAGCGAGGCGTTTACCGCTGGCATAATGTGCAATTAAGAACTGCCGCACCCGTAGGATTGTTTTGGTGTCGCCGTCAGCAAGAAATACCTGCAACAGCAATTGTTTACCCTACCGTTTTACCATTAACAACGTGTCCGATTATTGATAGTCTTGGACAAGAGAATCATGCTAAGTCACATGAGCAACAGCGCGTCCAGTTAGCTACGGAAGGATTGACGCGATCGCTTCGTCCTTATCGTAAAGGAGATCCTCTACGACTAATTCACTGGCGCAGTAGTGCCCGTTATGGAGAATTTCGTGTCAGAGAATTAGAATTAATCACTGAAGGGCGCGAACTTGTTATTTGCTTAGATAGTGCTGGAACTTGGGAAGAAGATAGTTTTGAACAAGCAGTGATTGCTGCTGCATCATTATATTTTTATGCGCAAAAGCAACAATTAAGTGTACAACTCTGGACAGCTGCAACAGGTTTAGTTCAAGGAAATCGAGCAGTTTTACATACTTTAGCTGTGACGAATTCTAATGAATCGCAAGTATCAAATTTACCTCAAAGTCGTCTTATTTGGTTAAGTCAAAATGTGTTGAGTCTGAATACAATTCCTTCTAATAGCTACTGGTTATTATGGGGAAATGATTCTGTTTGGAGATCAAAAGGGAATTATAATTCTTTTGGTCTTTTAATTGATAAAGATCAGTTTTTGCAACCTCAATTACAGAAGGTTGTGCAAGTGGGACGTACTGCTTGA